A single region of the Massilia sp. erpn genome encodes:
- a CDS encoding ThiF family adenylyltransferase: MAESHQPSPAAFSYEQAFSRNIGWLTTAEQATLRGKRVAIAGSGGVGGYHLLTLTRLGVGSFHLADFDSFDIVNFNRQAGAFVSTLGQPKVEVVARMARDINPELNLKLFPQGVSQDNLGDFLDGVDVYVDGLDFFAFDARQRTYAECARRGIPTTMVAPLGMGAACLNFLPGQMTFEEFFGWGDHSELEKALRFLVGLAPAGLHRPYLVEPSALNLAERRGPSTDMACHLCAGVAATQALKMMLGRGKVLAAPHGTHYDAYRDKMVHTWRPGGNRHPLQWLMLQLGRRKYAKLLAEQL, translated from the coding sequence ATGGCCGAATCCCACCAGCCCTCCCCCGCCGCCTTCTCCTACGAGCAGGCGTTTTCCCGCAATATCGGCTGGCTCACCACCGCCGAACAGGCCACGCTGCGCGGCAAGCGCGTGGCCATCGCCGGCTCGGGCGGCGTCGGCGGCTACCATCTGCTGACCCTGACCCGGCTTGGCGTGGGGTCCTTCCACCTGGCCGATTTCGACAGCTTCGACATCGTCAATTTCAACCGCCAGGCCGGCGCCTTCGTCTCGACCCTGGGCCAGCCCAAGGTCGAGGTGGTGGCGCGCATGGCGCGCGACATCAATCCGGAACTCAATCTCAAGCTCTTCCCCCAGGGCGTGAGCCAGGACAATCTGGGCGACTTCCTCGACGGCGTGGACGTGTATGTGGACGGCCTCGATTTCTTCGCCTTCGATGCGCGCCAACGCACCTATGCCGAATGCGCGCGGCGCGGCATCCCGACCACCATGGTGGCGCCGCTGGGCATGGGCGCGGCCTGCCTGAACTTCCTGCCGGGGCAGATGACCTTCGAGGAATTCTTCGGCTGGGGCGACCATTCCGAACTCGAGAAAGCCCTGCGCTTCCTGGTCGGCCTGGCGCCGGCCGGCCTGCACCGGCCCTACCTGGTGGAGCCGTCGGCGCTCAATCTGGCCGAGCGGCGCGGCCCCTCGACCGATATGGCCTGCCATCTGTGCGCCGGCGTGGCCGCCACCCAGGCGTTGAAGATGATGCTGGGACGCGGCAAGGTGCTGGCGGCGCCGCACGGCACGCATTACGACGCCTACCGCGACAAGATGGTGCATACCTGGCGGCCGGGCGGCAACCGCCATCCGCTGCAGTGGCTGATGCTGCAGCTGGGACGGCGCAAATACGCCAAGCTGCTGGCGGAGCAGCTATGA
- a CDS encoding molybdopterin biosynthesis protein MoeY: MSAPRIIEQILDLARWAPSGDNVQTHRFEILDAQHVRIHASDTSAHCVYDLDGHASQIAFGALLESMAIAASEHGWRMDFARQQRAPAFDSELIFDVAFTPQPGLQPDALIPSIAVRAVQRRAMRTRPLSQAEKQEMEAAVGAGYRIRWLESPGERWQAARLMFHNAKLRLTMPEAFEVHRRIIHWGVTHSEDRVPDQALGVDALTLRLMKWAMSSNWGRMATMNTLFGTWLPRLQMDLLPGLLCGAHFVLQARQPLRSIDDHVAAGRAVQRFWLTLTKLGLFMQPEMTPLIFARYIAEGRAFTREAAVQARAERLRPQAVELMGGENANAVFIGRLGAGPAPASRAVRKPLAELMLR, translated from the coding sequence ATGAGCGCGCCGCGCATCATCGAGCAGATCCTCGACCTGGCGCGCTGGGCGCCCAGCGGCGACAATGTGCAGACGCACCGCTTCGAAATCCTCGACGCGCAGCATGTGCGCATCCACGCCAGCGACACCAGCGCCCACTGCGTCTACGACCTGGATGGCCACGCCAGCCAGATCGCCTTCGGCGCGCTGCTGGAAAGCATGGCCATCGCCGCCAGCGAACATGGCTGGCGCATGGACTTTGCGCGCCAGCAACGCGCGCCCGCATTCGACAGCGAACTGATTTTCGACGTGGCGTTCACGCCCCAGCCCGGCCTGCAACCCGATGCCCTGATCCCCAGCATCGCGGTGCGCGCCGTGCAGCGCCGCGCCATGCGCACCCGGCCGCTGTCGCAGGCGGAAAAGCAGGAGATGGAAGCGGCCGTGGGAGCGGGCTACCGCATCCGCTGGCTGGAAAGCCCGGGCGAGCGCTGGCAGGCGGCCCGCCTGATGTTCCACAACGCCAAGCTGCGCCTGACCATGCCGGAAGCGTTCGAGGTGCACCGCCGCATCATCCACTGGGGCGTGACGCACAGCGAAGACCGCGTGCCGGACCAGGCCCTGGGCGTGGACGCCCTGACCCTGCGCCTGATGAAGTGGGCCATGTCCAGCAACTGGGGCCGCATGGCGACCATGAATACCCTGTTCGGCACCTGGCTGCCGCGCCTGCAAATGGATTTGCTGCCCGGCTTGCTGTGCGGCGCCCACTTCGTGCTGCAGGCGCGCCAGCCGCTGCGCAGCATCGACGACCATGTGGCGGCCGGTCGCGCCGTGCAGCGCTTCTGGCTGACCCTGACCAAGCTCGGCCTGTTCATGCAGCCGGAAATGACACCGCTGATCTTTGCCCGCTACATCGCCGAAGGGCGCGCCTTCACGCGCGAGGCCGCGGTGCAGGCGCGCGCCGAACGCCTGCGTCCGCAGGCCGTGGAATTAATGGGCGGAGAAAATGCCAATGCGGTATTTATCGGCCGCCTCGGCGCTGGGCCGGCACCGGCCTCGCGCGCGGTGCGCAAACCCTTGGCGGAATTAATGCTGCGTTGA
- the pepA gene encoding flocculation-associated PEP-CTERM protein PepA: MQALSKRIRVLAAHALVAAGALAAFDAAAAPVFTVNPNSNGGVLTNNGGSFQATAINGFSSNRIVNTSGTNYTADGYIVFNGFSLNSVPVSTSLSRINLDYGLYATFTQTFNCSGILAPGVKCQPTSLTLDLYGDPGNDNSYQVASVAADPTVTKVGAQVLLASANVVYEGEGGLSEQGGAYQNVNMNWLMTAEGKNYFAAPIPFYSASFAAFNNTSQGLTCDVANCNGAKIVAITSEAGILDFNGKKVPEPGVLALLGVGLMGLIAARRKSLI, translated from the coding sequence ATGCAAGCCCTCAGCAAACGAATCCGCGTCCTGGCCGCGCATGCCCTGGTCGCCGCCGGCGCCCTGGCAGCCTTCGACGCAGCAGCCGCCCCGGTCTTCACCGTCAACCCCAATTCGAACGGCGGCGTCCTGACCAATAACGGCGGCTCCTTCCAGGCCACGGCGATCAACGGCTTCTCTTCGAACCGTATCGTCAACACCAGCGGCACCAATTACACCGCCGACGGCTACATCGTCTTCAACGGCTTCTCGCTGAACAGCGTGCCGGTGTCGACCTCGCTGAGCCGCATCAACCTGGACTACGGCCTGTATGCCACGTTCACCCAAACCTTCAACTGCTCCGGCATTCTGGCCCCGGGCGTGAAGTGCCAACCGACCTCGCTGACGCTGGACCTGTACGGCGACCCAGGCAACGACAACAGCTACCAGGTGGCATCCGTGGCCGCCGATCCGACCGTGACCAAGGTCGGCGCCCAGGTGCTGCTGGCTTCGGCCAATGTGGTGTATGAAGGCGAAGGCGGCTTGAGCGAGCAAGGCGGCGCCTACCAGAACGTGAACATGAACTGGCTGATGACGGCCGAAGGCAAAAATTACTTCGCCGCGCCGATCCCCTTCTACTCGGCCTCCTTTGCTGCCTTCAACAACACCTCCCAGGGCCTGACCTGTGACGTGGCCAATTGCAACGGCGCCAAAATCGTCGCCATCACCTCCGAAGCCGGTATTCTGGACTTCAACGGCAAGAAAGTGCCGGAACCAGGCGTCCTGGCCCTGCTGGGCGTCGGCCTGATGGGTCTGATCGCCGCCCGCCGCAAAAGCCTGATCTGA
- the pepA gene encoding flocculation-associated PEP-CTERM protein PepA, which yields MMPISSKRIHVLATAVLLAAATSAAAAPVFTVNPGKNNGLLSKAGKAFEASALNGFSSNRIAHTGQGNQYTSDGYIVFNGFSLNSMPVSTALSRVNLDYGLYATFHQSFNCDGLLAPGVRCQPTALTLDLYADPDNDNSYTVATLASAARVGAKGAQILLASANAMLAGVAGLDSMGGAFENVSMSWLLSAAGKEYFAGSQPFYRMANAAFNNTAQGLQCDTARCKGARVVAITSETGILDFQHKVPEPGGLALLGIGLMGMGLVRRRLSAIADGS from the coding sequence ATGATGCCGATCTCATCCAAACGCATCCACGTCCTGGCCACGGCCGTCCTGCTGGCGGCAGCCACCAGCGCTGCCGCCGCACCGGTCTTCACCGTCAACCCCGGCAAGAATAACGGCCTGCTGAGCAAGGCTGGCAAGGCCTTCGAAGCCAGTGCCCTGAACGGCTTTTCCTCCAACCGCATTGCGCACACCGGCCAGGGCAATCAATACACCTCGGACGGCTATATCGTCTTCAACGGCTTTTCGCTCAACAGCATGCCGGTCTCGACCGCGCTAAGCCGGGTCAATCTGGACTATGGCTTGTACGCCACCTTCCACCAAAGCTTCAACTGCGATGGCCTGCTGGCGCCGGGCGTGCGCTGCCAGCCGACCGCGCTGACCCTGGACCTGTACGCCGATCCGGACAATGACAATAGCTATACGGTCGCCACGCTGGCTTCCGCCGCCCGCGTCGGCGCCAAGGGCGCGCAGATTCTGCTGGCCTCGGCCAACGCCATGCTGGCCGGCGTGGCGGGACTGGACAGCATGGGCGGGGCGTTCGAGAACGTGTCGATGAGCTGGCTGCTCAGCGCGGCCGGCAAGGAATATTTCGCGGGCAGCCAACCGTTCTACCGGATGGCGAATGCCGCCTTCAACAATACGGCGCAAGGCTTGCAATGCGATACGGCCAGGTGCAAGGGCGCGCGCGTGGTCGCAATTACTTCGGAAACGGGGATTCTGGACTTCCAGCACAAGGTGCCGGAGCCAGGCGGACTGGCCTTGCTGGGCATCGGCCTGATGGGGATGGGATTGGTGCGGCGCCGGCTCAGCGCGATTGCAGACGGCTCATGA
- a CDS encoding serine hydrolase encodes MLQKTRLAALLLLALGAGAPALAAAPEPSAVSTAAAAPAFDLDADVNLALKTFDVPGMAIAIVKDGKVVAAKGFGVRQLGDAAPVTGKTLFEIASNSKAFTAAGLAMLVDDGKLKWDDPVTQHLPGFQMSDAYVSSAITVRDLLTHRSGLGLGAGDLLWWPTTTFSTDEIIERLRHVKLATSFRNSYAYDNLLYIVAGKIIADKAGKSWGEAMQERILNPLGMSGTTTSVEAMLKSPDHSAPHSKINGKAAVVKPMQVANAVGAVGINTNAEDIAKWMTALLDEGKLDGGKRLFSAAQAREMWTAQTPMKIAEPKPALAATKPNFNAYGLGFNLRDYRGRKIAMHGGALQGFYSRVLLVPEEKLGVAIFTNAENGASMTALQWRILDHYMGAAPSDWIKIYARQEEESHKEELDKQKKAVAARAAKSQPSLALAAYNGAYKDAWYGTVTIRQEGRKQLLSFDRTPDLVGELEHFQHDTFIVRWKERNFNADAYVSFALNPDGSIERMKMAPVSMETDFSYDFADLAFTPVKDSKAK; translated from the coding sequence ATGCTGCAGAAAACCCGTCTCGCCGCCCTGCTGCTGCTGGCCCTGGGCGCCGGCGCTCCGGCCCTGGCTGCCGCGCCCGAACCGTCGGCCGTCAGCACGGCGGCCGCCGCACCCGCCTTTGACCTGGATGCCGACGTCAACCTGGCCCTGAAAACCTTCGACGTGCCCGGCATGGCCATCGCCATCGTCAAGGACGGCAAGGTGGTGGCTGCCAAGGGCTTTGGCGTGCGCCAGCTGGGCGATGCCGCCCCCGTCACCGGCAAGACCCTGTTCGAGATCGCCTCCAATTCCAAGGCCTTCACCGCCGCCGGCCTGGCCATGCTGGTCGACGACGGCAAGCTGAAATGGGACGATCCCGTCACCCAGCACCTGCCCGGCTTCCAGATGAGCGATGCCTATGTCAGCAGCGCCATCACCGTGCGCGACCTGCTGACCCACCGCAGCGGCCTCGGTCTGGGCGCGGGCGACCTGCTGTGGTGGCCCACCACGACTTTCAGCACCGATGAAATCATCGAACGCCTGCGCCATGTGAAGCTGGCCACCAGCTTCCGCAACAGCTATGCCTACGACAATCTGCTGTATATCGTGGCCGGCAAGATCATCGCCGACAAGGCCGGCAAGAGCTGGGGCGAGGCCATGCAGGAACGCATCCTCAACCCGCTCGGCATGAGCGGCACCACCACCAGCGTCGAGGCCATGCTGAAGTCGCCCGACCACTCGGCGCCGCACAGCAAGATCAATGGCAAGGCCGCCGTGGTGAAACCGATGCAGGTGGCGAACGCGGTGGGCGCGGTCGGCATCAACACCAATGCCGAAGACATCGCCAAATGGATGACGGCCCTGCTCGACGAGGGCAAGCTCGATGGCGGGAAGCGCCTGTTCAGCGCGGCCCAGGCGCGTGAAATGTGGACGGCGCAAACCCCGATGAAGATCGCCGAGCCGAAGCCGGCGCTGGCTGCCACCAAGCCCAATTTCAACGCCTATGGCCTGGGCTTCAATCTGCGCGACTACCGCGGCCGCAAGATCGCCATGCACGGCGGCGCGCTGCAGGGCTTTTATTCGCGCGTGCTGCTGGTGCCGGAAGAGAAGCTGGGCGTGGCCATCTTCACCAATGCCGAGAACGGCGCCTCGATGACGGCCCTGCAATGGCGCATCCTCGACCACTATATGGGCGCGGCGCCGAGCGACTGGATCAAGATTTATGCGCGCCAGGAGGAAGAGAGCCACAAGGAGGAGCTGGACAAGCAGAAGAAGGCCGTCGCCGCGCGTGCCGCCAAGTCGCAGCCTTCGCTGGCCCTGGCCGCCTATAACGGCGCCTACAAGGATGCCTGGTATGGCACCGTCACCATCCGCCAGGAAGGCCGGAAGCAGCTGCTGAGCTTCGACCGCACGCCCGACCTGGTGGGTGAGCTGGAGCACTTCCAGCACGACACCTTCATCGTGCGCTGGAAAGAGCGCAACTTCAACGCCGACGCCTATGTAAGCTTCGCCCTGAACCCGGACGGCAGCATCGAGCGCATGAAGATGGCGCCGGTCTCCATGGAAACCGACTTCAGCTACGATTTCGCCGACCTGGCCTTCACGCCCGTGAAAGACAGCAAGGCGAAATAA
- a CDS encoding M1 family metallopeptidase yields the protein MHLKPALRLLTGALLIQTAFAAHAQDPLSYARYDQVRTSDLHLDLKADFARKTLSGYAELTLNWLDKSARNLALDTRDLKIARVQVLNTAGRWAAASYMLDKPDAEKGRALRIALAGQPEKVRIYYSTAPGASALQWLTPQQTMSGKRPFMFSQSQSINARSWAPVQDTPAVRFTYSARIAAPSGLRVVMSAENDPQATGVGGWNFRMPQPVPAYLLAIAIGEIDVRSVGPRSSVYAEPARIEAAAYELADTEKMIAAAESLYGQYRWGRYDMLVLPPSFPIGGMENPRLTFLTPTMIAGDRSLNDLIAHELAHSWSGNLVTNASWKHWWLNEGFTTYVTTRIVESLYGADVAQMNLQLEQEELFASLKDIPVAKQALLTRDADVNPATYTDEGLAYPKGAWFLHTLEQRAGREVFDPFLRGWFDQHAFQSATTEQFLAYLRKNLLEKRPDIMGENELAEWLYGPGVPATAQRAVSPRLAALDAQRDAWLKGDTATKDLSTKAWNATEWMHFLNDIDGKASAAQLKELDEAFALRSSRNNEIAFRFYLASVKAGYDVREPLNTFLMSVGRQKFVVPLYNALLKNEKDQAWAKGVYAKARPRYHPETQSSVDKLMKKSV from the coding sequence ATGCATTTAAAACCTGCCCTGCGCCTGCTGACCGGCGCGCTGCTGATCCAGACCGCCTTTGCCGCCCACGCGCAAGATCCCCTCAGCTACGCGCGCTATGACCAGGTGCGCACCAGCGATCTGCACCTGGACCTGAAAGCCGATTTTGCGCGCAAGACCTTGAGCGGCTACGCCGAGCTGACCCTGAACTGGCTGGATAAATCGGCGCGCAATCTGGCGCTCGATACGCGCGACCTGAAGATCGCGCGGGTGCAGGTGCTGAACACGGCCGGCCGCTGGGCCGCCGCTTCGTATATGCTGGACAAGCCCGATGCCGAGAAGGGCCGCGCCCTGCGCATCGCCCTGGCCGGCCAGCCCGAAAAAGTGCGCATCTATTACAGCACCGCACCCGGCGCCAGCGCCCTGCAGTGGCTGACGCCGCAGCAGACCATGTCGGGCAAGCGTCCCTTCATGTTCAGCCAGTCGCAGTCGATCAACGCGCGCTCCTGGGCGCCGGTGCAGGACACGCCCGCCGTGCGCTTCACCTATAGCGCGCGCATCGCCGCGCCGTCCGGCCTGCGCGTGGTGATGAGCGCCGAGAACGATCCGCAGGCCACCGGCGTAGGCGGCTGGAACTTCCGCATGCCGCAGCCGGTGCCGGCCTATCTGCTGGCCATCGCCATCGGCGAGATCGACGTGCGCAGCGTCGGCCCGCGCTCTTCCGTGTACGCCGAGCCGGCGCGCATCGAAGCGGCCGCCTACGAGCTGGCCGACACCGAGAAGATGATCGCCGCCGCCGAATCGCTGTACGGCCAATACCGCTGGGGGCGTTATGATATGCTGGTGCTGCCGCCATCCTTCCCCATCGGCGGCATGGAAAACCCGCGCCTGACCTTCCTCACCCCGACCATGATCGCGGGCGACCGCAGCCTGAACGACCTGATCGCGCACGAGCTTGCCCACTCCTGGTCCGGCAACCTGGTGACCAACGCCTCCTGGAAGCACTGGTGGCTGAACGAGGGCTTCACCACCTATGTCACCACTCGCATCGTGGAAAGCCTGTACGGCGCCGATGTGGCGCAGATGAATCTGCAACTGGAACAGGAAGAGCTGTTTGCCTCGCTCAAGGATATCCCGGTCGCCAAGCAAGCCTTGCTCACGCGCGATGCGGACGTCAACCCGGCCACCTATACCGATGAAGGCCTGGCCTATCCGAAGGGCGCCTGGTTCCTGCACACGCTGGAGCAGCGCGCCGGCCGCGAGGTCTTCGATCCCTTCCTGCGCGGCTGGTTCGACCAGCACGCCTTCCAGTCGGCCACCACCGAACAGTTCCTGGCCTATCTGCGCAAGAATCTGCTGGAAAAGCGTCCCGACATCATGGGCGAGAACGAGCTGGCCGAATGGCTGTACGGCCCCGGCGTGCCGGCCACTGCGCAGCGCGCCGTGTCGCCGCGCCTGGCCGCGCTCGACGCCCAGCGCGACGCCTGGCTGAAAGGCGATACCGCCACCAAGGACTTGAGCACCAAGGCCTGGAACGCCACCGAATGGATGCACTTCCTGAACGATATCGATGGCAAGGCCAGTGCCGCCCAGCTCAAGGAGCTGGATGAAGCCTTCGCCCTGCGCAGCAGCCGCAATAACGAAATCGCCTTCCGCTTCTACCTGGCTTCGGTCAAGGCCGGCTACGATGTGCGCGAGCCGCTCAATACCTTCCTCATGAGCGTGGGCCGGCAGAAGTTCGTGGTGCCGCTCTACAACGCCCTGCTCAAGAACGAGAAGGACCAGGCCTGGGCCAAGGGCGTGTACGCCAAAGCCCGTCCGCGCTACCACCCCGAGACCCAGTCCTCGGTGGACAAGCTGATGAAGAAATCGGTATAA
- a CDS encoding TMEM165/GDT1 family protein, translating into MEAFLISSGIVALAEIGDKTQLLAFCLAAQFRRPLPIVAGIFVATIANHAFAAAVGSWLTGLFGPDVLRWILGLSFLAMAAWILVPDKIDEDEQPNARYGVFAATVVAFFLAEMGDKTQIATVALAARFDSMLAVVAGTTFGMMLANVPAVYLGKKAATAVPLKLVHGIAALIFALLGLATLLGAGSRFGF; encoded by the coding sequence ATGGAAGCCTTCCTTATTTCGAGCGGCATCGTCGCTCTCGCCGAAATCGGCGACAAAACCCAGCTGCTGGCCTTCTGCCTGGCCGCCCAGTTCCGCCGTCCCCTGCCCATCGTGGCCGGGATTTTCGTCGCCACCATCGCCAACCACGCGTTTGCCGCCGCCGTCGGCAGCTGGCTCACCGGCCTGTTCGGGCCGGATGTGCTGCGCTGGATACTCGGCCTGTCCTTCCTCGCCATGGCGGCCTGGATCCTGGTGCCCGACAAGATCGACGAAGACGAGCAGCCCAATGCCCGCTATGGCGTGTTTGCCGCCACGGTGGTGGCCTTCTTCCTGGCCGAGATGGGCGACAAGACCCAGATCGCCACGGTGGCGCTGGCGGCCCGTTTCGACAGCATGCTGGCCGTGGTGGCCGGCACCACCTTCGGCATGATGCTGGCCAATGTGCCGGCCGTGTATCTGGGCAAAAAAGCCGCCACCGCCGTACCGCTGAAACTGGTGCACGGCATCGCCGCGCTGATCTTCGCCCTGCTCGGCCTGGCCACCCTGCTGGGCGCCGGCAGCCGCTTCGGTTTCTAG